The DNA sequence tgttttgcactgagttagtctATGCTTCACGGAGAGTATTACTTGACAATTGCACAGCACAGTTCGCTGCCAATACGAACTTCGttcgtaaagaggtgtttatgtgtaaagttaatGTGTCCTAACGTGTTATTCACACTTGGTTGTGTCTATTCGCTGTGgattggagccacggtttcactaattgtttgatttccttgagtttattttgtgatacACTTCACTTATTTTGctacgcacttaacactttatattttatttctgatttgaagtcatctgaagaaacctcattaataagaatggagtcctgggtgaaggatgctaagcgggctggttcatctgcttctttatttccttgtatacctaaatgtgatggaacaaacatgaactcaacagtgatcttattattattatttagaatctttGTTTCTGATTGAATATGGAGGCAATTGGagtattggtatataaacgtttgataatGCGAAGTAAGCTTAgcgaatcggttattatgagagacggggactgtttcgacCCTTTTATGTGGATAACTGCTTGTAATACTGCAAAAAACTCTGCAGTGTATGATGAAGTAATGGGattgaatttcaattttaaggatgtattgggtaTGAGGATAGCTGCACCAACACCGtttgaagatttggatgcgtcagtgtatatcttatagtgatttttataagtatagtgttctttattactagctgTTTTAGAAGAATATTAGAGAGgaaggtatttgcatcgtaaacttaggTGTGGTTCTTCTGTTAAGCATTGTAGactttcaactggtgtcgttcgaaacgcacctgtagctattcgtagagctgtgttttgaacagtttctaaggtttttaatactgatactttacttgatgaataaactatctcaccatagtcgagtttggatctGATTAAAAATTTAAACTCATCTAATAGTGTACTTTGATCTACtccccagtttttgctggaaatagttttcattaaatttaattctgcttggcatgattttttaagttcttctgtatgttttttctaGGAGAGCTTTTGGgtaaaaccatacctaaaaatctaatattatttgtaaaactGAGAGTTTTTGTAATCCGATAGTCCTAGACCACAATTTTAACTAATTGATtatttgttgtaaatgtttttaaatagatgtagagttttttcctttggcaagtaaaactaagtcatcagcgtataatAATCCTTTAGCAATCGGTGAGCATTGTTGaagtatgtcgtttatggctattagaaaaagggttgagcttataactgatccGTGTGGTACTCCGATCTCTTGAACTTTTTATCTGATTTAACATTGTCTGATCGAACTAGGAAGTTGCGAGATtaaagaaaatttgaaataaattttaacatattgcctTTGATAATGCAATTTTGCAATTTTGATATGATGTTGAATCGCCAAacagtatcataagctttattaatatcaaaaacgaCTGCGATACAATCTTgtttatttgcaaatgcttcatgtattcctgactctaagtctattaggttatctatagtggatCGATTTTGCCTAAATCCGCTTGGTTGTGTAATAaggagtttttgttgttctaaataacatttcagctttttatttaccattttctgtaacactttacatataatattggttaaagatATTGGTAGATATGACTCAGGCGATGTCCGGGATTTCTTAGGTTTAAGAAGTTGTAGTATTATTGCTTCGGATCAAGTTGATCGGAAAACCTGGttactccagataaaattataaaggttCAGCAAGTTCTATGAAGAAAAAAGAGACGTTAAGGTTGTGAATCTCATGTCCATCGAatcacaatatatttttttctacgttgtttttatgtattttaaaattatcagtgtaaTTTTCATCACTGAAATTTAATTCGAATTGGTCGGCTAACATATCTACGATTTCTTTTTTAtcactaattattttgttattttttgcttgAAAAGGAATCTTATATGGTTTGCTTTTGCCAGAGATTTTCCTTAAATTTCTACAAACTGTACTTATGCATGAAGAGATATTTAGAGATAAGATGAATTTTTTTcaggattcttttctattcttttcttctttttcttcgtttTTTGTAGTCCGTTATATTTTTGTCTGTTTTATGATGCTTTATTCTATTGAAAGCTTTCCTATACACTTTTGTAGCTTGGCTGCATTCAGGTGTCCACCGCGGAAAAGGTTAATGtctctttaaaatttttgtttttcttacatacGTCTCTGCAGCTGCTGTGATGGTTTGTAAAGATGTACTTTAAAACTTTCAATATCGTTTGATGATGTGAAGTTGATTTTGTTAATGTCCTGTTCGATCTGTTTGGTAAAGTTAGTCCaatcagcatttttaatattccacTTTGAGACAGGCCattctatatttgtgattttctgaTGTGTTAAAGATATTATAATGTGGTAGTGGGGTAGAACGTCCCATGTTAACGTAGTGGACAGAACTGGGTCACACAGAGAAATATCAATTGCTGATGATGTGCCATTTTGTATGCTGAATCTGGTTGGTTTTTAGTCGTTAAGTAGATTCAGATTTTGGGATGTtataatatcttctataattcGTCCTGTCGGGTTCAGTTTTATGGAACCCCACATCGGATTGTGTCAGTTATCATCTCCAACGATAATTCTAGGTAaaggaatttgttccaaaatagTTGTTAAATCTTCTTGGGATATAGTTTTATGTGGTAGGATACACATATtagatatacaaaatttttttatgtacatttattGTGATCGTTATTAACCCTGCGTTGGTCGCATGGTGCCATTTTACCATTTaccattttacttttttttttttaacatttttcacaATTTTGCTCACATTGGCAACTACGCTCATGTAATACTTCCTACTACTATTGTGTATAGAATGTTTTACGCAGAATTGTGATCGAGCAACCGTCAGTCTATTCCAAGTATTGATTAAACGCAGATGTCGAGAAATGAGCGATTAGCTCACCCGCGACTAACAACGTGATGATTTTGGAAAGCTACAGAGTAatttttgttggatttttttattgactttgtgttttaaattatataactttaaaatattattgtgtAATGGATCCTAAAAAGAGGCCAGACtgttaaaaatatatgaagaatTAGAGCAAGGGGATTTGTTACTTGAACAGACGCAAGAGCAAAATTTGGACGATGAAGAAAGCGACATAGAGCCAGTAGAAGTCAGTTCTAATCATGAGACAGACTCAGTGTTTTCGGCCGATGATACGACAAATACTATTTCAACGTTTTGGTCTGAAGATGGTTCCAAATATATCGGCAGAGACAAAAAAACCCTTTGGAAAGTTCACCGTGAGCGAAAACCTAGCCGTATTCCACAGCACAATATTACTAGAAAACCACCGGGAGTGAAACATGCGGCAAAGGATGTTAAAACTCCATATGAAAGTTAGAACCTGCTCATAAGAGATGATGTTATTGaagaaattgtgacgtgcacaaaTTTGTACCTACAGAAAATTAGAAGCAACTATACACGCAAACGAGATGTTTTAGATACTGACTGTGACGAAATAAAAGCAGTGTTTGGATTGTTGTACATGGCAGGAGTTTTGAAATCCCCACACACCAACctaaatgacctatggagcaacgATTCTACAGCACCAGAGTTATTCAAAATGGTAATGTCCCTGAAACGTTTCTCTTTGTTGCTTCGAGCACTATGTGCTGATAATATTCACACAAGAGCTCAACGAAAATTAATTGATAAGCTATCTCCAATAAGAAATATATTCCAGATACTTATAGAAAGAAGCCAAGCCTGCTACATGCCTGGTAAGAACTGTACTATTGACGAAATGCTGGAGGGTTTCCGTGGAAGGTGCAGCTTCAGGCAATATATCCCGAGTAAACCAAACAAATACGGGATAAAAATATTTGCCTTGACTGAGAGTCGTGTATTTTATACTGTGAAAATGGAGATTTACGCAGGAAAGCAGCCTAATAGTCCATTTTGTATTGACAACAGTCCAGCCAGTGTGGTGAAACGATTGTGTGAACCCATTATAAATTTAGGACGAAATTTAACCTGTGATAACTGGTTCACGTTAGTTCCTTTGGCcgaagaattaaaaaagaaaaaaataacttaAGTTGGGACAATTAGAAAAAACAAACGTGAAATTCCTGAAATATTTGTTGCAACTAAAAAAAAGCCAATTTGTAGCAGTTTATTTGCTTTTGGTCGTGAATGTTTATTAGTTTCGTACGTCCCAAAAACAAATAAGAATGTCCTGCTTTTGTCAACCCTCCAGGAATATGACAAAATTAACGAGGAAAGTGGTGAAGCTTGCAAACCAGTAGTAGTTACTTTTTACAATCAAACAAAATCGGGAGTAGATTCAGTGGACCAACTGAAGAGTCTTTATTCAGTGGCAAGAATCACATGTAGGTGGCCGTTGACTGTTTTTTTACTATGCTAATCATCGCTGGAATAAATGAAAACATTATATTTAGGACAAATGTATTAGATTCCTGCCAACCAAGACGTGAGTATCTGAAAATTTTATCCAGACAACTCATTACCCCACATATGCAAAAAAGAGCGGTCCAAAACTTGCCATTTCTGCTAActttgcaaattaaaaaatatctgaaTCTCTTCCTTTGACTCAGAAACGAGATGTTCCTGAGGAAAATCAAGCAGGTGCAAGGCCAAAATGCTCCTATTGCCCCaagaagaaaaatacaaaaacagcATCAAAATGCGCCAAGTGTTTCAGAGCAATTTGTAAAGAACATACAATCACTATTTTCACAGAGTGTGAACGCGACCTATTTGAAAAAAAGGAATGAGGCGAAAATTTAGGATGCtggttttatgccaattttgacaaCATCCTGTATAATAAAAAAGGCAACTTTACACTGTAAACGATAATACTATATCTGGTTAATAAGCACCTAAAAAAtagaaacttttatttaaattacgtTAGCGGATATTGAATATTATAacatggtagaaaagtgtaattttcatataaaaaccattataacttAAAAACGGTTCACAATAGGATAAGGAaactataaacaaaaaatattcaaaataacgaaaatatttctaaaattaaaaaattcattaaataggtcactcTTTAAAACCCCTTCATACCAATTTTCATTAGTCAGTTACCTttatttctcgagatatttctaattggacatttatctgccgcaccctgtatattaataatAAGTACTTATTTTCAGGAAAGATTGCAATTCCGCTTCTACGAATACGAAATGGAGAAAAAACGTGGTTTGCTCTAAAGGATAAAAAACTACGAACGAGGGCGAAAGGAAATGGACCACAAATTCTTCTAGAAATGATAATTCAGCGGAATCCTATGAGAGCGTGTATAAGAACTTTAAATCCAAGGGAGGAGAAATATATGCAAACTGAAGTAAAGTTTAAGCGGcaagtttttgtaaaaaatgttctaAGGCTAAAAGTATTTGTTATGTATTTCTTAGAAGTCGGCAAGCTTTTCCAGTAAGTAATCAGATACTTCTTGAATACATATTTTTATCTAACGTAAGTTTTTTCAATAATGATCCTAAACATTAaggcaattttttttaattctttcctTTTTCCTTGCATTATCCTTAGAATTATTCTTGAAAACAAGATAATATTTTTTCTTCACAACTCCATCACATTATGTCCCATGATATACCTATTGTATTTCTAGTTAATTGTAAATGTGCTGTaaatcttatttaatattttagaaattgttTTGAATGGGAGTCAAAACTACAAAGTTTTGCGGCATTGGTAGTTTGGGTTATACTTTGCTACTATTTCCAACCATGGATGTTTCCGATATTAGTTCTCTTGGTATTCTTAAAACAGTATATAGTACGATCTTTATTAGGACCTTTACAAGGCCCGTGGGATGAATCGCAGGATTCAGAAGGAGAAGACGACGACGAAGAagacaaagagaaagaagaaaagaaaagtctgAAAGAACGTTTGCAGGCGATTGAAGAAGTAACGCAGGGTGTTCAGAATGCGATTGGATGGATTGCATCCTTGTTGGAAGGTATTAAAAAGTAAGTTATTAATTATATCAAATCATATTACAAGACAAAAATTTACATAGGATAAAAATTATGTCTGTTTTTTTACATAGGTGCATATTTAATCCATTTTTAGACACAGCTGTGCCCATATTCTCTTCGATGGCTGTCCACCAATGATCTTGTCCCTATTGTTGTAGAATTTTTCTTATGATCATCCCTCTATCTCATGTAAAAGCGCGTTTCGCAGTCACTCGCAGTAGGCGCAGCATACGGCTATTTAAATCTTATGGAACCTTTGAGCTTAGTGTTGCCAGTTTTAAGTAGGCGGAAAGACTTAAAATCCGTCCAAATAGAATATTGCAGAAGTCCCAAACACCTTGACTTGAAAATCTGtgttttggttttattatttttaactttgatcaaatgaaaggcagatatcgagcacagtttattaattcaatattacccaagtactttcgtttcctagagcatcttcaggggcattttgtcaattttggcctatccaacaatctgttgagaatatcataaacataaaattgtacattacactacacgacacaaggacaaacagtttaaaattttaattttttttaaaaacggctaaaaggaagcgaaagtacttggacaagatttaattaataaactgtgctcgatatctgcctttcgtttgatcaaagttcatttattcgagcattcgacctaatatcaatttattatttttaactaattcGTAGATACTATGAAAGGTATTTATACGATAGAACAAATACGCCACAGGACATAGGTCTTTGTTAGAAcagttttaagttttgtattttgCTCTAATTTATCATCCGTAGCGTAAATGAATGattacgtcttctctgtccttttttatggtgttgaatcgtggaccttgaacgaagatatgtgcagaaaactggaagcatttgagatgtgactATATCGgaaaatgcttaagatcccgtggactggccgactcacaaatgaggaggtcctcagaagaatgaataagaaccgagaggtactggccagcatcaaatctcgaaagttacagttcttcggacatattatgcggagtgaatccagatatgctctccttcaagccatcctgcaagaaaaaatatttggaaaacgaggtccaggaagaagaagaacatcttggttaaagaaccttagaatctggttcaatacaacatctattcagcttttccgcgctgctgcagataagataaagattaccatgatgatcgccaatattcgtaacggataggcatatCAAGAAGAAGACCTGAATGATTACAGGCCTCTTAAACTTCTTTACTAACGAATCTTTATCTTTATAActacaaataatttaaattatcatttaaaaccGTACGAAATAATAAATGTTAGTTTATTTTTACCTATTACTTTTTTTAACCGATCTTTTAGACACTTTAGCCATTCTCTTTCGACTTCCCTTGTTACCATCTTTTACACAAATACTAGATATAACGTCTTCCATTTTAGTAAATTAACATGCAGTGTCTGATCCAACTGTACAAACAAACAACTCTCTATAAAATACCTAAGTAACAAAATACATTCTTATACAtacataataaaatagaagaaaaagaggaataaAACTGTGATTGTCATCTTTTGGTAATTTGCGCAAACTAAACAAAACTTTCACAAAGATATTATTTCAAGCATTTATTGCAGTTTGGTTAAATATGATGAATTTATGTCAGTTTGCCTAGTCTTAAATTGGGATTTATTgcatttttgtttggttttgaaTTATTCATCTAGCAATATAGGTATATTGGATTTAAAGAACATTGCCTGAAATGAATAGCTCACAATGTAGATTGAACTAAACCAAGTTCTTTGTAGTATTTActtaaaaaatgtctaaaaccTGGATTTATTGCTGATACCACAAATAAGGTACTCGTATTTTATGTACCTAATATAGATTAAATTTACCATTAAAATttaccaatttaattttactgaagcaaacaatataaatttagtttagtaattttttcttttttatcaaatCTTTGTTACGTGTTagaatatttctaaaaatatattttaataatttttaattcattttcagTATGTTCAACTTCACAGTTCCTTACTTATCCTGCATAGCCATATTCCTGCTGGTTGTAGCAACGGTAGTCTTGTACATCTTGCCAATTAGGTACTTACTAATGTTATGGGGTATTAACAAATTCTTTAGAAGGATATTGAGACCTTATTCAGTGCCCAATAATGAAATTCTCGACCTTTTGTCGAGAATTCCAGACGATGAGATGTTGGtgagtatttttaaatatttaaaataaccaCAAATATGTTAAGAACTAAAATAAGACATTTTATACTTGTtttaatatataaagtataactaatgaatttattttgtatTCGAGGTAAACCTTAAATAAAGctttttgtttacaatttttattaatatgtaaaAGAATTTACGGTGTAAGGGAAGAactatattatttaaacaataattttgaGAACTTGTGAGATCTTGTCAGTAATATACAAAGCAGAgtttatagatatattataaaaattattatagaaaacAAAAGAGGAAGCAAAAAAACAAACTGACTTCAAAAGTGAAAGATTAACAGTAAAACATCTTTATAAATtcacttaaataaaaaaacggaGCATATTTTAAAGCTAAACTAAATAAGCTTTGGTGGAAAGCCAGAAAAAAACTAaaaccaaaatttaattaaaaaaattaattagaacacatctgtatctgtatctgtaggggagggcgagttaagttccacagcactaaggccacaattgacccattgtgcatcctcccagggagctgtcgtccttagctcattgtccatcttgccatttctaggaaggtggacaaatCGCCAGGGGACATCTTGCTTTTGTGGaaaggtgtgggccaggactcgccgaacgcgtactctcgtagtAATGATAACTCcaggcattcacataggacatgctatacagtttcgtcttctccgTTATACTTCCTGCATAGAAGTCTGTCTACTAGCCCCAGTATAAAGAGGTGTtggcttagttgacaatgaccagttttGAAAATTTCCGCGAttattgtagttgaccaaccaaaaagttCCCCAGGTCTTAAGAGTCTTAGACCTGCCGCCTTCGTagccaattggtcagcaatgcgattgcctttattcctattgtatTCTTTAACCCACCTTAGGATGATGGTATTCCCATCtaaagcttgagttagtgactcgtaacactccattactaaccctgatgtgacacgtggtctattcaagatTAGTAGCGCTTCtatgctatctgtgcagattattatagttttcccggctatatctttttgggttatctcttttgtgGCTATGAAGAAACCAGCCAGTTCTCTCTGAACTACGCTGTCATTTTTGctcatactactactactatcggtttacagcgttctccgacgcctttcgactcctaaccgccattcttctctatttaaccataggcctggaggaatttctctttcctctagttctttttcaattccctctctccagcttcttctcggccttcctctttttcttcttccttatgGTGtacacgtcaaaatctgtttcggaatcctgtcatctggcattctctgtacatggccgtaccatattaactgttttgtttttatgtcatcaactattgtatgcttgactcccatcactTTTCATTTCTTATTattcatttctcgtattctttcatttggtatccgatctcttcttgatttgccttacgctcttctccagaagtccatttctgttgctagctAGTCCACTTTTGctcataccccactttattcttagatTCAGTGATCTTGAGTATATTCCGAATCCTGAGCCTTCCCCCATTTTGGAGCCATGCAATACACATTTGCCACGTTTTTCTCCCTATACTGTCCTGTTTATATTCTGTAGCGTTTGTCAAAGACAAACTTTAGCTTAATTGAGTCACAGTCTGTCTGTAGCAGAGGCAGTGCATCCAGCTCTCCTCGCCAAAAACGAGTTCTTAAATATctcattcctacatcaaggtttgcaccaacTGAGCACAGTTGCATCATTGTTACCAGCGTCAGCTCTGTAacatacagtgtaggtaaaagtttatggtcggtatggaccttatgtgagatggagtaagaaacacctatttaaaaagagataggtatattaggtcagcccattatatcgtcgaaatagcattagtggaactaagaaaagaggagaagttcaacgttgccaaacttattggttttatttgacctgttgtctttttagcattttaacaacgttctaagataatcaaatttgggcgaattgatttaaatggcagcttactgttttttattttaaatttgccacaatttttctttacaataagtttaatttaacattttgatttccacttcggaaatcgtttaatgtaaataaaatttattaatgtttcgtattttaagtacgatttccgaattaaaaatctaaacatcaaaat is a window from the Diabrotica undecimpunctata isolate CICGRU chromosome 10, icDiaUnde3, whole genome shotgun sequence genome containing:
- the LOC140452194 gene encoding multiple C2 and transmembrane domain-containing protein-like, which codes for MIIQRNPMRACIRTLNPREEKYMQTEVKFKRQVFVKNVLRLKVFVMYFLEVGKLFQNCFEWESKLQSFAALVVWVILCYYFQPWMFPILVLLVFLKQYIVRSLLGPLQGPWDESQDSEGEDDDEEDKEKEEKKSLKERLQAIEEVTQGVQNAIGWIASLLEGIKNMFNFTVPYLSCIAIFLLVVATVVLYILPIRYLLMLWGINKFFRRILRPYSVPNNEILDLLSRIPDDEMLLDYKDLKLLMNNEPADRRREPKKKQNTS